The Mesorhizobium loti genome includes a region encoding these proteins:
- a CDS encoding polysaccharide biosynthesis protein GumN, protein MKRVIAIADRAASVSLKLLVALNVLFFLSFLAVLLFAAGRAHAEVPTCTGADMLSALQKDDPAAYRKIETEAAATPNGKGLLWKLEKPGEKPSFLFGTMHMTDPRVTTLPPDAQKAYDAAGTIVIETTDVLDKQKMMVAMLKEPDLMMFTDSTTLASLLSPDDAAAMNTALDARGIPPATVAKMKPWMLSAMMALPACELARQSGGAPVLDVKLAEGAKAAGKPVEGLETAESQLRAMASLPLAFHMKGLVDTLKLGDKVNDINETMIVLYQRGDTGMFWPLFRAAMPDQQDDPAGYAAFEETMITSRNKVMVEHAGPILARGNAFMAVGALHLPGPEGLVEDFRKAGYTVTPVGL, encoded by the coding sequence ATGAAACGCGTCATCGCCATCGCCGACCGCGCAGCGTCCGTATCGCTGAAGCTGCTTGTTGCGCTCAACGTCCTGTTTTTCCTGTCGTTCCTCGCTGTCTTGCTGTTCGCGGCCGGCAGGGCGCATGCCGAAGTCCCGACCTGCACCGGCGCCGACATGCTGTCGGCCTTGCAGAAGGACGACCCGGCGGCCTACCGCAAGATCGAGACGGAAGCCGCCGCGACGCCGAACGGCAAGGGCCTGTTGTGGAAGCTGGAAAAGCCCGGCGAAAAGCCGTCCTTCCTGTTCGGCACCATGCACATGACCGACCCGCGCGTCACCACGCTGCCGCCTGACGCGCAGAAGGCCTATGACGCTGCCGGCACCATCGTCATCGAAACCACCGACGTGCTCGACAAGCAGAAGATGATGGTCGCGATGCTCAAGGAGCCGGACCTGATGATGTTCACCGATTCGACGACGCTGGCGTCCCTGCTGTCGCCGGACGATGCGGCGGCCATGAACACCGCGCTCGATGCGCGCGGCATCCCGCCGGCGACCGTTGCCAAGATGAAGCCGTGGATGCTGTCGGCGATGATGGCACTGCCGGCCTGCGAACTCGCCCGCCAGTCCGGCGGCGCACCGGTGCTCGACGTCAAGCTGGCGGAGGGTGCAAAGGCTGCCGGCAAGCCGGTGGAAGGATTGGAGACGGCTGAGAGCCAGCTGCGCGCCATGGCCTCGCTGCCGCTGGCCTTTCACATGAAGGGCCTCGTCGACACGCTGAAGCTCGGCGACAAGGTCAACGACATCAACGAAACCATGATCGTGCTTTACCAGCGCGGCGACACCGGCATGTTCTGGCCGCTGTTTCGTGCGGCGATGCCTGACCAGCAGGACGACCCCGCGGGCTATGCGGCGTTCGAGGAAACCATGATCACCAGCCGCAACAAGGTGATGGTCGAGCATGCCGGGCCGATCCTTGCCAGGGGCAATGCCTTCATGGCGGTCGGCGCCCTCCACCTTCCCGGTCCCGAAGGCCTGGTCGAGGATTTCCGCAAAGCTGGCTATACTGTCACGCCTGTCGGACTCTAG
- a CDS encoding tyrosine recombinase XerC, which produces MQEFLIPAKPDLQAARESWLKMLARERRLSPETVEAYERDTRQFLHFLTGHCGGSPGISDIADLRPADLRGFLAARRNAGAGARTLGRALAGIRSLLRYLERRGLANAAGAAALRAPRQPKSLPKPLTASDAKHVVSIEGQLAEEPWIAARNAAVLTLLYGSGLRISEALGLAGADLASATDTVLRVTGKGGKTRLVPVLPVALRAIAEYRRLCPYHLDPKAFLFRGARGGPLNPAIVQRDMAKLRSALNLPDTATPHALRHSFATHLLGRGGDLRTIQELLGHASLSTTQIYTGVDTARLLEIYESAHPRA; this is translated from the coding sequence ATGCAGGAATTCCTCATCCCGGCCAAACCCGATCTCCAGGCGGCACGCGAAAGCTGGCTGAAGATGCTCGCGCGAGAACGTCGGCTGTCCCCTGAGACGGTGGAAGCCTATGAGCGCGACACGCGTCAGTTCCTGCATTTCCTCACCGGCCATTGCGGCGGCTCGCCCGGCATTTCGGACATCGCCGATCTGCGTCCGGCCGATCTGCGCGGCTTCCTCGCGGCACGGCGCAACGCGGGCGCCGGTGCCCGCACGCTCGGCCGGGCTCTCGCCGGCATCCGCTCGCTGCTGCGTTACCTCGAGCGGCGCGGCCTTGCCAATGCGGCGGGTGCGGCAGCCCTGCGCGCGCCGCGCCAGCCCAAATCGCTACCCAAGCCGCTGACGGCAAGCGATGCCAAGCATGTCGTTTCCATCGAGGGCCAATTGGCGGAAGAACCCTGGATCGCTGCCCGCAACGCCGCCGTGCTGACGCTGCTCTACGGCTCGGGTCTGCGCATTTCCGAGGCACTTGGCCTTGCCGGCGCCGATCTGGCGTCGGCGACCGACACCGTGCTGCGCGTCACCGGCAAGGGCGGCAAGACGCGGCTGGTGCCGGTGCTGCCGGTGGCGCTCAGGGCGATCGCCGAATATCGCCGGCTCTGCCCCTATCACCTCGACCCGAAGGCATTTCTGTTTCGCGGCGCGCGCGGCGGGCCGCTCAACCCGGCCATCGTCCAGCGCGACATGGCCAAACTGCGCTCGGCGCTCAACCTGCCCGACACCGCAACGCCACATGCGCTGCGTCATTCCTTCGCCACCCATCTGCTCGGCCGCGGCGGCGATTTGCGCACCATCCAGGAGCTGCTCGGCCACGCCAGCCTGTCGACGACCCAGATCTACACCGGCGTCGACACCGCGCGGCTGCTCGAGATTTACGAGTCGGCGCATCCAAGGGCATGA
- the rimM gene encoding ribosome maturation factor RimM: MSKPQNPVQMAVIGAAHGIKGELRVKTFTGEPLALADYGPLYARDGRAFQIIDIRPANTVVVVRFKGVADRNAAEALAGTELFVDRSMLPDDGEADEFYHADLVGLEVRDDTGAALGKVVAVHNFGGGDILDVTLGGRKGVLIPFTQAAVPQVSIAEGFVRVDPAAAGLVEDEGGDGPREEDFDPKGRPRGPSDAGGNR, translated from the coding sequence ATGAGCAAGCCCCAGAACCCTGTCCAGATGGCCGTGATCGGCGCCGCCCACGGCATCAAGGGCGAATTGCGGGTGAAGACCTTCACCGGTGAACCGCTGGCGCTGGCCGATTATGGGCCGCTCTACGCCCGTGACGGCCGCGCCTTCCAGATCATCGACATCAGGCCCGCCAACACCGTCGTCGTGGTCCGCTTCAAAGGCGTTGCCGACCGCAACGCCGCCGAGGCGCTGGCCGGCACGGAGCTGTTCGTCGACCGTTCGATGCTGCCGGACGATGGCGAGGCGGATGAATTCTATCATGCCGACCTCGTCGGCCTCGAAGTGCGGGACGACACGGGTGCAGCGCTCGGCAAGGTCGTCGCCGTGCACAATTTCGGCGGCGGCGACATTCTCGATGTGACACTGGGCGGGCGCAAGGGCGTGCTGATCCCGTTCACGCAGGCCGCGGTGCCGCAGGTGTCGATCGCCGAGGGCTTCGTCCGCGTCGACCCGGCTGCGGCCGGGCTGGTCGAGGACGAGGGTGGCGATGGCCCGCGCGAGGAAGACTTCGACCCAAAGGGCAGGCCGCGCGGACCGAGCGATGCCGGGGGCAACCGGTGA
- the trmD gene encoding tRNA (guanosine(37)-N1)-methyltransferase TrmD codes for MSFSACVLTLYPEMFPGALGLSLAGRALEAGTWSLEAIQIRDFATDRHRTVDDTPAGGGAGMVMRADVLAKAIDHASPEGDARPRLLMSPRGKPLTQARVRELAAGPGAIILCGRFEGVDQRLIDARGLEEVSIGDYILSGGEPAALVLLDAVVRLLPGVMGNAVSGEEESFENGLLEHPHYTRPQEFEGREIPEVLISGNHKKIAAWRRAESEALTRARRPDLLENGKTNND; via the coding sequence GTGAGTTTTTCGGCTTGCGTGCTGACGCTTTACCCGGAGATGTTTCCCGGCGCGCTCGGCCTGTCGTTGGCCGGCCGGGCGCTCGAGGCCGGCACATGGTCGCTGGAGGCGATCCAGATCCGTGACTTCGCCACCGACCGCCATCGCACCGTCGACGACACGCCGGCCGGCGGCGGCGCCGGCATGGTGATGCGGGCTGACGTTCTGGCGAAAGCCATCGACCATGCTTCGCCGGAAGGCGACGCGCGGCCACGTCTGTTGATGAGCCCGCGCGGCAAACCGCTGACCCAGGCGCGCGTGCGCGAACTGGCCGCCGGGCCGGGCGCCATCATCCTGTGCGGCCGCTTCGAAGGCGTCGACCAGCGGCTGATCGACGCGCGGGGATTAGAGGAAGTCTCGATCGGCGACTACATCCTCTCTGGCGGTGAGCCGGCAGCGCTTGTGCTGCTCGATGCGGTGGTGCGGCTGTTGCCCGGCGTGATGGGCAACGCGGTGTCGGGCGAGGAAGAAAGTTTCGAGAACGGGCTGCTCGAACATCCGCACTATACAAGGCCGCAGGAGTTTGAAGGCCGCGAGATTCCCGAGGTGCTGATTTCGGGTAATCACAAGAAGATCGCCGCATGGCGGCGGGCGGAGTCCGAGGCGCTGACAAGAGCGCGACGGCCGGACCTTTTGGAAAATGGCAAGACCAACAACGACTAA
- a CDS encoding DUF4160 domain-containing protein, whose amino-acid sequence MPTIATFDGIKIQVFADHSPPHFHAVKAEFEVLITIGSWEVLQGSMRRGDLDAVMEWAKTHETELRNEWRRING is encoded by the coding sequence ATGCCGACGATCGCCACTTTCGACGGGATAAAAATTCAGGTCTTTGCAGACCATAGCCCACCGCATTTCCATGCGGTCAAGGCAGAATTTGAAGTCCTGATAACCATCGGATCGTGGGAGGTACTTCAGGGATCGATGCGCCGGGGTGATCTCGATGCTGTCATGGAGTGGGCAAAGACGCACGAAACGGAGCTTCGCAATGAGTGGAGACGCATCAATGGATAA
- a CDS encoding DUF2442 domain-containing protein encodes MDNEIVTKGRPLPRIAAATIIDNRRVRVTWRNGNSVTVDLAPVLNSHRHFIPLRTDEENFATMRVNDEGTALEWDDGIELSAVWIATLPAVGMENGEFRQIMDKLSYSLDGMALQLDVSRRLIAMYRGSTPIPNSIALAARYLAEKAGER; translated from the coding sequence ATGGATAACGAGATCGTCACGAAAGGCCGTCCGCTTCCTCGGATTGCGGCCGCCACCATTATTGACAATCGTCGAGTTCGCGTGACTTGGCGAAACGGCAATTCGGTAACTGTGGACCTGGCCCCGGTCCTGAATAGTCACCGCCACTTTATTCCCCTTCGAACAGACGAAGAAAATTTCGCCACGATGAGGGTGAATGACGAAGGCACCGCGCTTGAATGGGATGACGGGATCGAGCTTTCCGCAGTTTGGATTGCCACGCTTCCTGCCGTGGGAATGGAGAACGGAGAGTTCCGCCAAATCATGGATAAGCTATCGTACTCGCTCGACGGGATGGCGCTGCAACTCGACGTTTCTCGACGCCTGATCGCAATGTACAGGGGATCAACTCCAATCCCGAACTCCATAGCCTTGGCTGCTCGGTATCTGGCAGAAAAGGCAGGTGAACGATGA
- a CDS encoding sulfite exporter TauE/SafE family protein, which yields MSVFDAILLFLAGFLSGAANAVAGGGTFITFGAMTLVGLPPIVANATSSVTQFPGYITSTLAYSADIRHFWRGALLLCLISAIGALAGALILLALDNPSFRALVPWLLLAATALFAAGPWLKPAPKPGQEAAVGSLAGSLAQFVTAIYGGFFGAGMGVMMLATLGLTQAGDYHRLNALKNMLAMVIAAVAIVVFVSGGVVAWPQAIIMIPGGALGGYAGVWIAKRVPQNAVRGFVVAVGLFLAFYYFTKG from the coding sequence ATGTCTGTCTTCGACGCCATCCTGCTGTTCCTGGCGGGCTTCCTGTCAGGCGCCGCCAATGCGGTCGCCGGTGGCGGCACCTTCATCACCTTCGGCGCCATGACTTTGGTCGGCCTGCCGCCGATCGTCGCCAACGCCACCTCCTCGGTGACGCAATTTCCAGGCTACATCACCTCGACGCTCGCCTACTCGGCCGACATCAGGCATTTCTGGCGCGGCGCGCTGCTGCTCTGCCTGATCTCGGCCATCGGTGCGCTGGCCGGTGCGCTGATCCTGCTGGCGCTCGACAATCCATCGTTTCGTGCCCTGGTGCCGTGGCTGTTGCTGGCCGCGACGGCCCTGTTTGCCGCCGGGCCATGGCTGAAGCCGGCGCCAAAACCGGGGCAGGAAGCCGCCGTCGGCTCGCTGGCGGGTTCGCTGGCGCAGTTCGTCACCGCCATCTATGGCGGCTTCTTTGGCGCCGGCATGGGCGTGATGATGCTGGCGACGCTCGGCCTGACCCAGGCCGGCGACTATCACCGGCTGAACGCGCTGAAGAACATGCTGGCCATGGTCATCGCCGCTGTCGCTATCGTCGTCTTCGTCTCGGGCGGCGTCGTCGCCTGGCCGCAGGCGATCATCATGATCCCGGGCGGCGCGCTGGGCGGCTATGCCGGCGTCTGGATCGCCAAGCGCGTGCCGCAGAACGCGGTGCGCGGCTTCGTCGTCGCCGTTGGCCTGTTTTTGGCCTTCTATTATTTCACGAAGGGGTGA
- the rplS gene encoding 50S ribosomal protein L19, translating to MDILRQLEAEQAAKIEAKRKLPEFQPGDTVRVLVRVTEGTRTRVQAYEGVVIARAGAGFQENFTVRKISYGEGVERVFPVYSPMVEGVEIVRRGKVRRAKLYYLRDRRGKSARISENTGVRARKLNDEERDALNAEKARIEAEKVAAAEALAVEKAAQDAAEKKAAAEAAEAAKAAEAATAE from the coding sequence ATGGATATTCTCCGTCAGCTCGAGGCCGAACAGGCCGCCAAGATCGAAGCCAAGCGCAAGCTTCCCGAATTCCAGCCCGGCGACACCGTGCGCGTCCTGGTCCGCGTGACCGAAGGCACCCGCACCCGCGTCCAGGCCTATGAGGGCGTCGTCATCGCCCGCGCCGGCGCCGGCTTCCAGGAGAACTTCACCGTTCGCAAGATCTCCTACGGCGAAGGCGTCGAGCGCGTGTTCCCGGTCTACTCGCCGATGGTCGAAGGCGTCGAGATCGTTCGCCGCGGCAAGGTGCGTCGCGCCAAGCTCTATTACCTGCGCGATCGTCGCGGCAAGTCGGCCCGTATCTCGGAAAACACCGGCGTGCGCGCCCGCAAGCTGAACGACGAGGAGCGCGATGCGCTGAACGCCGAGAAGGCCCGCATCGAGGCCGAGAAGGTGGCAGCCGCCGAGGCTCTGGCCGTCGAGAAGGCCGCCCAGGACGCCGCCGAGAAGAAGGCCGCAGCCGAGGCAGCCGAAGCCGCCAAGGCAGCGGAAGCAGCCACCGCCGAATAA
- a CDS encoding organic hydroperoxide resistance protein — protein MPALYSTQARAVGGRAGHVQSDDGLLSLDLAMPKELGGKGGATNPEQLFAAGYAACFESAMRFIAGKQKLPLQDASVTANVSLHSNAQGGFVLGVSLSAETKGLDQAATEALVSAAHQICPYSNAIKGNIEVALSATALPAKAA, from the coding sequence ATGCCTGCATTGTATTCCACCCAAGCCCGCGCCGTCGGCGGCCGCGCCGGCCATGTCCAGAGCGATGATGGCCTGCTCAGCCTCGACCTTGCCATGCCGAAGGAGCTGGGCGGCAAGGGCGGCGCCACCAATCCCGAGCAGCTGTTCGCCGCCGGTTATGCCGCTTGTTTTGAAAGCGCCATGCGCTTCATCGCCGGCAAGCAGAAACTGCCGCTGCAGGATGCTTCGGTGACGGCCAATGTCAGCCTGCACAGCAATGCGCAGGGCGGATTTGTGCTTGGCGTTTCGCTTTCGGCGGAAACGAAAGGTCTTGATCAGGCGGCGACGGAAGCGCTTGTATCGGCGGCGCACCAGATTTGCCCCTATTCCAACGCCATCAAGGGCAATATCGAAGTGGCGCTTTCGGCAACGGCGCTTCCGGCAAAGGCAGCATGA
- a CDS encoding MarR family transcriptional regulator, with translation MTTETTIRSKQTPAQFAGVAKLDQQLCFALYSASGLMTKLYRPLLDPLGLTYPQYLAMLALWERAPSTVGELGEALGLDSATLTPLLKRLEAGGLVTRRRDPADERRVLVEPTAEGQALREQAKSVPAAMLCNLPLDADELKSLHRTLTRFVSGLRKADAGPANQS, from the coding sequence ATGACCACGGAAACGACAATCAGGTCCAAGCAAACCCCGGCGCAATTCGCCGGGGTGGCAAAGCTCGACCAACAGCTCTGCTTCGCGCTCTATTCGGCGAGCGGGCTGATGACAAAGCTCTACCGCCCGTTGCTCGATCCGCTCGGCCTGACCTATCCGCAATATCTGGCCATGCTGGCGCTGTGGGAGCGCGCGCCGAGCACGGTGGGCGAGCTTGGCGAGGCGCTTGGGCTGGATTCGGCGACGCTGACGCCGCTGCTCAAGCGGCTGGAGGCAGGCGGCCTGGTCACGCGCCGGCGTGACCCCGCCGACGAACGCCGTGTTCTGGTCGAGCCGACGGCGGAAGGCCAGGCATTGCGCGAGCAGGCCAAAAGCGTACCGGCGGCGATGCTTTGCAACCTGCCGCTGGATGCCGACGAATTGAAATCCCTGCATCGCACCCTGACGCGGTTCGTCTCCGGCTTGCGCAAGGCGGATGCCGGCCCCGCGAACCAGAGCTGA
- a CDS encoding transporter substrate-binding domain-containing protein has product MTKSKLLLAGLLALVLAPVAAFAQALPDLGGKKVVVVTENAYPPLQFIDAKTGKQIGWEYDAMNEIAKRLNFTVEYQNTSWDAMIQAVSDNQYNIGMTGITIKDDRKEKVDFSDPYMRSEQFMLVRGDESRFTDAKTFGAFKDGLIGAQAGTTPFYTAVYSVLDGNEQNPRIKLFETFGATVQALKSGDVDVVLTDGTAGKGYVDASEGKLKLIGGPLGTEDFGFIFPKGSDLVKPVNAAIAALKADGTLDALNKKWFLDYKMGQ; this is encoded by the coding sequence ATGACCAAATCGAAACTGCTGCTGGCAGGCCTGCTTGCCCTCGTCCTGGCACCCGTTGCCGCCTTCGCGCAGGCTTTGCCCGATCTCGGCGGCAAGAAGGTGGTGGTGGTGACCGAGAATGCCTATCCGCCGCTGCAGTTCATCGACGCCAAGACCGGCAAGCAGATCGGCTGGGAATATGACGCGATGAACGAAATCGCCAAGCGGCTGAATTTCACGGTCGAGTACCAGAATACGTCGTGGGACGCGATGATCCAGGCGGTTTCCGACAACCAGTACAACATCGGCATGACCGGCATCACCATCAAGGACGACCGCAAGGAGAAGGTCGATTTCTCCGACCCCTATATGCGCTCCGAACAGTTCATGCTGGTGCGCGGCGACGAAAGCCGCTTCACCGACGCCAAGACCTTCGGCGCCTTCAAGGACGGGCTGATCGGCGCGCAGGCGGGCACGACGCCCTTCTATACCGCCGTCTACAGCGTGCTCGACGGCAATGAGCAGAACCCGCGAATCAAACTGTTCGAGACCTTCGGCGCCACGGTGCAGGCGCTGAAATCCGGTGATGTCGATGTCGTGCTGACCGACGGCACCGCCGGCAAGGGCTATGTCGACGCCTCCGAGGGCAAGCTGAAGCTGATCGGCGGGCCGCTCGGCACCGAGGATTTTGGCTTCATCTTCCCGAAGGGTTCGGACCTGGTGAAGCCGGTCAACGCGGCCATCGCGGCGCTCAAGGCGGACGGAACGCTCGATGCGCTCAACAAGAAGTGGTTTCTTGATTACAAGATGGGGCAGTGA
- a CDS encoding amino acid ABC transporter permease, with amino-acid sequence MATPASTSKADFPWWLVVAVTIAIAVAVFVATSNLYAQVFAIVAKGIGITVFVTVVAFVLASAIGLGIALMGMSGSRWLRQIARFYVEIIRGVPILVLLFWIAFAGAPAFVAAWNALTAPLQSAGLFGELLVRDVSLLWRAIMALTIGYSAFISEVFRAGIQAVEKGQIEAAKALGLSRAQRFRLIVFPQAIRTILPPLGNDFVALVKDSSLVSVLGVADITQMGKVYAAGSFRFFETYSIVAYIYLILTVGLSLALRALERRLRRQHEE; translated from the coding sequence ATGGCAACGCCCGCCTCAACCTCCAAAGCCGACTTCCCCTGGTGGCTCGTCGTGGCCGTAACCATCGCGATCGCGGTGGCCGTCTTCGTCGCCACCAGCAACCTCTATGCCCAGGTGTTCGCCATCGTCGCCAAGGGCATCGGCATCACCGTCTTCGTCACCGTGGTCGCCTTCGTCCTGGCGTCAGCCATTGGGCTCGGCATCGCGCTGATGGGAATGTCGGGTTCACGGTGGCTGCGCCAGATCGCGCGCTTCTATGTCGAGATCATCCGCGGTGTGCCGATCCTGGTGCTTCTGTTCTGGATCGCCTTTGCCGGTGCGCCGGCCTTCGTCGCGGCCTGGAACGCGCTGACAGCGCCGCTGCAAAGCGCCGGCCTGTTCGGCGAGCTGTTGGTGCGCGACGTATCGCTGTTGTGGCGTGCCATCATGGCGCTGACCATCGGCTATTCGGCCTTCATCTCGGAGGTTTTCCGGGCCGGCATCCAGGCGGTCGAGAAGGGCCAGATCGAAGCGGCGAAGGCGCTCGGGCTGAGCCGGGCGCAACGCTTCCGGCTGATCGTGTTTCCGCAGGCGATCCGCACCATCCTGCCGCCGCTCGGCAATGATTTTGTCGCTTTGGTCAAGGATTCCTCGCTGGTCTCGGTACTCGGCGTCGCCGACATCACGCAGATGGGCAAGGTCTATGCCGCCGGCTCGTTCCGCTTCTTCGAGACCTATTCGATCGTTGCCTATATCTATCTCATCCTGACTGTCGGCTTGTCGCTGGCGCTGCGGGCGCTGGAACGGCGGTTGCGTCGTCAGCACGAGGAATAG
- a CDS encoding methyltransferase domain-containing protein — protein MIVDKANAALDSVYAADTPEALEEAYAAWAATYDSETASLGYLLPFLITAWVARHVPAGDGPLLDAGCGTGLSGPSLKALGYPDIAGLDLSDDMLKIAGSRNAHNELKQAMLGGTLPWPDGYFRAFFSTGVFTISHAPASGLHELVRITRKGGHAIFTVRDQVFESGGFQAVFEELARAKRWRPVEESPWFRCYAIAEPDALVKTFVFEVL, from the coding sequence ATGATCGTCGACAAAGCCAATGCAGCGCTGGATTCCGTCTATGCGGCCGACACGCCGGAAGCGCTTGAAGAGGCCTATGCCGCATGGGCCGCGACCTATGACAGCGAGACCGCCTCGCTCGGTTATCTCCTGCCTTTCCTGATCACTGCCTGGGTGGCGCGCCATGTGCCGGCGGGCGATGGACCCTTGCTCGATGCCGGCTGCGGCACCGGCCTGTCGGGGCCGTCGCTGAAGGCGCTCGGCTACCCCGACATTGCCGGGCTCGATCTCTCGGACGACATGCTGAAGATCGCCGGCAGCCGCAATGCCCACAACGAGCTGAAACAGGCGATGCTGGGCGGGACGCTGCCATGGCCGGACGGGTATTTCCGCGCCTTCTTCTCGACCGGCGTGTTCACCATCAGCCATGCGCCGGCATCCGGCCTGCACGAGCTGGTGCGCATCACCCGCAAGGGCGGCCATGCCATCTTCACCGTGCGCGACCAGGTGTTCGAGAGTGGCGGCTTTCAGGCTGTCTTCGAAGAGTTGGCGCGGGCGAAGAGATGGCGACCCGTCGAGGAGAGCCCGTGGTTCCGCTGCTATGCGATCGCGGAGCCGGATGCGCTGGTGAAGACGTTTGTTTTCGAGGTGTTGTGA
- the leuC gene encoding 3-isopropylmalate dehydratase large subunit — protein sequence MSAPRTLYDKIFDDHVVDRQDDGTCLLYIDRHLVHEVTSPQAFEGLRMTGRKVRHPEKTLAVVDHNVSTSPERKFGIKNEESRIQVEALAKNAKDFGVEYYSENDIRQGIVHIIGPEQGFTLPGMTIVCGDSHTSTHGAFGALAHGIGTSEVEHVLATQTLIQRKAKNMLVRVDGQLPEGVTAKDIILAIIGEIGTAGGTGYVIEYAGEAIRALSMEGRMTICNMSIEGGARAGLIAADETTFAYVKDKPRAPKGAAWDAALEYWKTLQSDEGAHFDKVIVLDAAKLPPIVSWGSSPEDVVSVQGIVPNPDDITDENKRTSKQRALDYMGLTPGTKITDITLDRVFIGSCTNGRIEDLRAVAKVVEGKTVSPHVDAMIVPGSGLVKEQAEAEGLDKIFVAAGFDWREPGCSMCLAMNDDRLKPHERCASTSNRNFEGRQGFKGRTHLVSPAMAAAAAIAGHFVDIREWK from the coding sequence ATGAGCGCACCGCGCACCCTCTACGACAAGATTTTCGACGACCATGTCGTCGACCGCCAGGACGACGGCACCTGCCTGCTCTACATCGACCGCCACCTCGTCCATGAAGTGACCAGCCCGCAGGCCTTCGAAGGCCTGCGCATGACCGGCCGCAAAGTCCGGCATCCGGAAAAGACGCTGGCCGTGGTCGATCACAATGTCTCGACGTCGCCCGAGCGCAAGTTCGGCATCAAGAACGAGGAAAGCCGCATCCAGGTCGAGGCGCTGGCCAAGAACGCCAAGGATTTCGGCGTCGAATATTATTCCGAGAACGATATCCGCCAGGGCATCGTCCACATCATCGGCCCCGAGCAGGGCTTTACCCTGCCTGGCATGACCATCGTCTGCGGCGACAGCCACACCTCGACGCATGGCGCTTTCGGCGCGCTGGCGCACGGCATCGGCACGTCCGAGGTCGAGCATGTGCTGGCAACGCAGACGCTGATCCAGCGCAAGGCCAAGAACATGCTGGTGCGTGTCGACGGCCAGCTGCCGGAAGGCGTCACCGCCAAGGACATCATCCTGGCCATCATCGGCGAGATCGGCACCGCCGGCGGCACCGGCTATGTCATCGAATATGCCGGCGAAGCGATCCGTGCGCTGTCGATGGAAGGCCGCATGACGATCTGCAACATGTCGATCGAAGGCGGCGCGCGCGCCGGCCTGATCGCCGCCGACGAGACGACCTTCGCCTATGTCAAGGACAAGCCGCGCGCTCCGAAGGGCGCGGCCTGGGATGCGGCACTCGAATACTGGAAGACGCTGCAGTCGGACGAGGGCGCGCATTTCGACAAGGTGATCGTGCTCGACGCGGCCAAGCTGCCGCCGATCGTCTCCTGGGGCTCCTCGCCCGAGGACGTCGTGTCGGTGCAAGGCATCGTGCCGAACCCGGACGATATCACCGATGAGAACAAGCGCACCTCCAAGCAGCGCGCGCTCGACTATATGGGTCTGACGCCGGGCACCAAGATCACCGATATCACGCTCGACCGCGTCTTCATCGGGTCCTGCACCAATGGCCGTATCGAGGATCTGCGCGCCGTCGCCAAGGTGGTCGAAGGCAAGACGGTCAGCCCGCATGTCGATGCGATGATCGTGCCGGGCTCCGGCCTGGTCAAGGAACAGGCGGAAGCTGAAGGCCTCGACAAGATCTTCGTCGCCGCCGGCTTCGACTGGCGCGAGCCGGGCTGCTCGATGTGCCTTGCCATGAATGACGACCGGCTGAAGCCGCATGAGCGCTGCGCCTCGACCTCGAACCGCAATTTCGAGGGACGTCAGGGTTTCAAGGGCCGCACCCATCTGGTGTCGCCGGCCATGGCGGCGGCGGCGGCGATCGCCGGCCACTTCGTCGACATCCGTGAGTGGAAGTAA